The Denticeps clupeoides chromosome 5, fDenClu1.1, whole genome shotgun sequence genome includes a region encoding these proteins:
- the cdk15 gene encoding cyclin-dependent kinase 15 isoform X2 encodes MQNIRQAATEAFQRLGLKQRHLGYEELGDGSFSEKPEPHWFHTLQVRRLRVQRERSNSDPLGGKSFQQEFQWKTGLQFGTATSYLNLEKLGEGTYATVYKGISRINGHLVALKVIRMKTEEGVPFTAIREASLLKGLKHANIVLLHDIIQTRESLTFVFEYVQTDLAQYMAQHPGGLHSYNVRIFMFQLLRGLSYIHGRRILHRDLKPQNLLISYLGELKLADFGLARSKSIPSQTYSAEVVTLWYRPPDVLLGSTDYSTALDIWGAGCIFVEMLQGAPAFPGVADVFEQLQKIWAVLGVPTEETWPGVSELPNYKPEWFLPCKPQQFRDVWKRLAQLPYKTEDLAQHMLMSIPRNRISAQDALQHAYFNTLPPPVMQLRDTVSVFKVPGVRLETEVRDIFSPSRGMKSSLVPLAKCW; translated from the exons ATGCAGAACATACGACAGGCGGCCACAGAGGCTTTCCAACGGCTGG GGCTGAAGCAAAGACACCTGGGATATGAGGAG CTGGGTGACGGCTCGTTCTCAGAGAAGCCGGAGCCTCACTGGTTCCACACACTGCAGGTGCGGCGTCTGCGGGTGCAGAGAGAACGCAGCAACAGTGACCCGCTGGGTGGCAAGAGCTTCCAGCAAGAGTTTCAGTGg AAAACTGGCCTACAGTTTGGAACAGCCACTTCATACCTAAACCTGGAGAAACTGGGGGAAGGGACCTACGCTACTGTCTATAAAGGAAttagcag GATAAATGGCCACTTAGTGGCTCTTAAAGTCATCCGAATGAAGACTGAGGAGGGCGTCCCATTCACTGCCATCAGAGAGG CCTCTCTACTGAAAGGACTGAAGCACGCCAATATTGTTTTGCTCCATGACATCATTCAAACACGAGAGTCTCTCACCTTTGTGTTTGAGTATGTG cAAACAGACCTTGCCCAGTATATGGCTCAGCACCCTGGTGGGCTACATTCCTACAATGTGAGG ATCTTCATGTTTCAGTTACTGAGAGGTCTGTCCTACATACATGGTCGGAGGATCCTCCACAGAGACCTCAAGCCACAGAACCTGCTCATCAGCTACCTGGGAGAACTTAAGCTCGCTGACTTTG GCCTGGCCCGGTCCAAGTCCATTCCATCTCAGACGTACTCAGCAGAGGTTGTGACACTGTGGTATCGACCTCCTGATGTTCTCTTAGGCTCTACTGATTACTCAACAGCTCTTGACATATG GGGGGCTGGGTGCATCTTCGTTGAGATGCTGCAGGGGGCGCCAGCGTTTCCCGGAGTGGCAGATGTGTTTGAACAGCTTCAGAAGATCTGGGCA gtTCTGGGTGTTCCCACGGAGGAGACATGGCCAGGGGTGAGTGAACTCCCAAACTACAAACCAG AATGGTTCCTTCCCTGCAAACCCCAGCAATTCCGAGACGTTTGGAAAAG GCTAGCTCAGCTGCCATATAAGACAGAGGACCTTGCCCAGCATATGCTGATGAGTATCCCTCGCAACCGAATTTCTGCCCAGGATGCATTGCAGCATGCCTATTTCAACACCCTGCCTCCCCCAGTTATGCAGCTCAGAGACA cTGTATCTGTGTTTAAGGTCCCGGGTGTGAGGCTGGAGACAGAAGTGAGAGACATTTTCAGTCCCAGCAGAGGAATGAAATCCTCCCTTGTTCCACTGGCCAAGTGCTGGTGA
- the cdk15 gene encoding cyclin-dependent kinase 15 isoform X1 translates to MEELLWRARAVGAVCAQKCCWCCWVKKEEEERRERSEDGSSKDKRGEEMEMEDLPNQKTWSLSSSELGDGSFSEKPEPHWFHTLQVRRLRVQRERSNSDPLGGKSFQQEFQWKTGLQFGTATSYLNLEKLGEGTYATVYKGISRINGHLVALKVIRMKTEEGVPFTAIREASLLKGLKHANIVLLHDIIQTRESLTFVFEYVQTDLAQYMAQHPGGLHSYNVRIFMFQLLRGLSYIHGRRILHRDLKPQNLLISYLGELKLADFGLARSKSIPSQTYSAEVVTLWYRPPDVLLGSTDYSTALDIWGAGCIFVEMLQGAPAFPGVADVFEQLQKIWAVLGVPTEETWPGVSELPNYKPEWFLPCKPQQFRDVWKRLAQLPYKTEDLAQHMLMSIPRNRISAQDALQHAYFNTLPPPVMQLRDTVSVFKVPGVRLETEVRDIFSPSRGMKSSLVPLAKCW, encoded by the exons atggaggagtTGTTGTGGAGGGCTCGGGCTGTGGGTGCAGTGTGTGCGCAGAAATGCTGTTGGTGCTGTTGGGttaaaaaagaggaggaagagagaagggagagaagTGAGGATGGAAGCAGCAAAGACAAAAGAGGGGAAGAGATGGAGATGGAAGATCTTCCAAATCAAAAGACCTGGAGTTTGTCGTCTTCTgag CTGGGTGACGGCTCGTTCTCAGAGAAGCCGGAGCCTCACTGGTTCCACACACTGCAGGTGCGGCGTCTGCGGGTGCAGAGAGAACGCAGCAACAGTGACCCGCTGGGTGGCAAGAGCTTCCAGCAAGAGTTTCAGTGg AAAACTGGCCTACAGTTTGGAACAGCCACTTCATACCTAAACCTGGAGAAACTGGGGGAAGGGACCTACGCTACTGTCTATAAAGGAAttagcag GATAAATGGCCACTTAGTGGCTCTTAAAGTCATCCGAATGAAGACTGAGGAGGGCGTCCCATTCACTGCCATCAGAGAGG CCTCTCTACTGAAAGGACTGAAGCACGCCAATATTGTTTTGCTCCATGACATCATTCAAACACGAGAGTCTCTCACCTTTGTGTTTGAGTATGTG cAAACAGACCTTGCCCAGTATATGGCTCAGCACCCTGGTGGGCTACATTCCTACAATGTGAGG ATCTTCATGTTTCAGTTACTGAGAGGTCTGTCCTACATACATGGTCGGAGGATCCTCCACAGAGACCTCAAGCCACAGAACCTGCTCATCAGCTACCTGGGAGAACTTAAGCTCGCTGACTTTG GCCTGGCCCGGTCCAAGTCCATTCCATCTCAGACGTACTCAGCAGAGGTTGTGACACTGTGGTATCGACCTCCTGATGTTCTCTTAGGCTCTACTGATTACTCAACAGCTCTTGACATATG GGGGGCTGGGTGCATCTTCGTTGAGATGCTGCAGGGGGCGCCAGCGTTTCCCGGAGTGGCAGATGTGTTTGAACAGCTTCAGAAGATCTGGGCA gtTCTGGGTGTTCCCACGGAGGAGACATGGCCAGGGGTGAGTGAACTCCCAAACTACAAACCAG AATGGTTCCTTCCCTGCAAACCCCAGCAATTCCGAGACGTTTGGAAAAG GCTAGCTCAGCTGCCATATAAGACAGAGGACCTTGCCCAGCATATGCTGATGAGTATCCCTCGCAACCGAATTTCTGCCCAGGATGCATTGCAGCATGCCTATTTCAACACCCTGCCTCCCCCAGTTATGCAGCTCAGAGACA cTGTATCTGTGTTTAAGGTCCCGGGTGTGAGGCTGGAGACAGAAGTGAGAGACATTTTCAGTCCCAGCAGAGGAATGAAATCCTCCCTTGTTCCACTGGCCAAGTGCTGGTGA